One genomic region from Streptomyces sp. Li-HN-5-11 encodes:
- the rpsA gene encoding 30S ribosomal protein S1 has protein sequence MTSSTETTATTPQVAVNDIGNEEAFLAAIDETIKYFNDGDIVDGVIVKVDRDEVLLDIGYKTEGVIPSRELSIKHDVDPNEVVAVGDEIEALVLQKEDKEGRLILSKKRAQYERAWGTIEKIKEEDGIVTGTVIEVVKGGLILDIGLRGFLPASLVEMRRVRDLQPYVGKELEAKIIELDKNRNNVVLSRRAWLEQTQSEVRQTFLTTLQKGQVRSGVVSSIVNFGAFVDLGGVDGLVHVSELSWKHIDHPSEVVEVGQEVTVEVLDVDMDRERVSLSLKATQEDPWQQFARTHQIGQVVPGKVTKLVPFGAFVRVDEGIEGLVHISELAERHVEIPEQVVQVNDEIFVKVIDIDLERRRISLSLKQANESFGADPASVEFDPTLYGMAASYDDQGNYIYPEGFDPETNDWLEGYEKQREEWERQYAEAQQRFEQHQQQVIKSREADAQAAAEGGEAAAPAASGGSYSSEGPDNSGALASDEALAALREKLAGGQS, from the coding sequence ATGACGAGCAGCACCGAGACCACCGCCACCACCCCGCAGGTAGCGGTCAACGACATCGGTAACGAGGAAGCCTTCCTCGCAGCGATCGACGAGACGATCAAGTACTTCAACGACGGCGACATCGTCGACGGCGTCATCGTGAAGGTCGACCGGGACGAGGTCCTGCTCGACATCGGTTACAAGACCGAAGGTGTCATCCCGAGCCGCGAGCTCTCGATCAAGCACGACGTCGACCCGAACGAGGTCGTCGCCGTCGGCGACGAGATCGAGGCCCTGGTCCTCCAGAAGGAGGACAAGGAAGGCCGCCTGATCCTCTCGAAGAAGCGCGCCCAGTACGAGCGTGCCTGGGGCACGATCGAGAAGATCAAGGAAGAGGACGGCATCGTCACCGGTACCGTCATCGAGGTCGTCAAGGGTGGTCTCATCCTCGACATCGGCCTCCGCGGCTTCCTCCCGGCCTCCCTGGTCGAGATGCGCCGCGTCCGCGACCTCCAGCCCTACGTGGGCAAGGAGCTCGAGGCGAAGATCATCGAGCTGGACAAGAACCGCAACAACGTGGTCCTGTCCCGCCGCGCCTGGCTGGAGCAGACCCAGTCCGAGGTCCGCCAGACGTTCCTCACGACCCTCCAGAAGGGTCAGGTCCGCTCCGGTGTGGTCTCCTCGATCGTCAACTTCGGTGCCTTCGTGGACCTGGGTGGCGTCGACGGTCTGGTCCACGTCTCCGAGCTGTCCTGGAAGCACATCGACCACCCGTCCGAGGTCGTCGAGGTGGGCCAGGAGGTCACCGTCGAGGTCCTCGACGTCGACATGGACCGCGAGCGCGTCTCCCTGTCGCTGAAGGCGACCCAGGAAGACCCGTGGCAGCAGTTCGCCCGCACCCACCAGATCGGCCAGGTCGTGCCCGGCAAGGTCACGAAGCTGGTTCCGTTCGGTGCGTTCGTCCGTGTGGACGAGGGCATCGAGGGTCTGGTCCACATCTCCGAGCTGGCCGAGCGCCACGTGGAGATCCCGGAGCAGGTCGTCCAGGTCAACGACGAGATCTTCGTCAAGGTCATCGACATCGACCTCGAGCGCCGCCGCATCAGCCTCTCGCTGAAGCAGGCCAACGAGTCCTTCGGTGCCGACCCGGCCTCGGTCGAGTTCGACCCGACCCTGTACGGCATGGCCGCGTCCTACGACGACCAGGGCAACTACATCTACCCCGAGGGCTTCGACCCCGAGACCAACGACTGGCTCGAGGGCTACGAGAAGCAGCGCGAGGAGTGGGAGCGCCAGTACGCCGAGGCGCAGCAGCGCTTCGAGCAGCACCAGCAGCAGGTCATCAAGTCCCGCGAGGCGGACGCCCAGGCCGCTGCCGAGGGTGGCGAGGCCGCCGCTCCGGCCGCGTCCGGCGGTTCGTACTCCTCCGAGGGCCCGGACAACTCCGGCGCGCTGGCCTCGGACGAGGCGCTGGCCGCGCTCCGCGAGAAGCTGGCCGGCGGCCAGAGCTGA